From the Daucus carota subsp. sativus chromosome 8, DH1 v3.0, whole genome shotgun sequence genome, one window contains:
- the LOC108199995 gene encoding transcription factor bHLH49-like isoform X1: MDRGSPDKTEAEKGDEDSRNCSAPNMSSDWQFSGTNLKNASMGLIRGSSPLVICKGDLIESSSCSTASMVDSFCPPIWDQANTKSQNMGFCDANVQNNTGSVSPLGYRTGNLVAPRTDLERALEMGWSPHNTMSKQNMLPTSSRMIPQSLSQFPTDSGFIERAARFSSFSGGNFSDIVNVFSIPESASAYTREAEKMQGEEDFAGRRLNSISEGQYQKNEIRTAECCKDDTMPTEHEAGRGGPLNNEMMNGFLRSNDKEKQGVCDASNELDEGEFGSGGAQAEPSESEGGGTPAKAPGLKKRRRIDQQDTELDQVRDTSNPPETTKDNSGIRLRGVQNPTSTVNKPGGKRGNQGTQASDSNKEEYIHVRARRGQATNSHSLAERVRREKISERMKYLQDLVPGCSKVTGKAVMLDEIINYVQSLQRQVEFLSMKLATVNPRLDFNIEGLLANDILQSRAGPSSTLGFLPDMSMPCTPMHLSQHGLVQAGLTGMGPSPDALQRSFTSHLTSMSGGYKLPNSQVPNVWDDELHNIVQMGLNSNITLDEEDIQGHPPTGHMKAEL, from the exons ATGGATAGGGGTAGTCCAGATAAAACTGAGGCAGAGAAAGGGGATGAGGATTCTAGAAACTGCAGTGCACCGAACATGTCTTCGGATTGGCAATTTAGTGGTACTAATCTCAAAAATGCATCAATGGGATTGATCAGGGGTAGTAGTCCCCTGGTGATCTGTAAAGGTGATTTAATCGAGTCGTCTTCTTGTTCCACTGCATCTATGGTTGATTCATTCTGCCCTCCTATATGGGACCAGGCCAATACCAAATCACAGAACATGGGATTTTGTGATGCCAATGTGCAAAATAATACGGGTTCTGTGAGTCCACTTGGATACAGAACCGGTAATCTGGTTGCTCCGAGAACTGATCTTGAGAGAGCTCTTGAAATGGGTTGGAGTCCGCATAATACAATGTCGAAACAGAATATGCTTCCAACATCTTCTAGGATGATTCCTCAGAGTTTATCTCAGTTTCCAACAGATTCTGGGTTCATTGAGCGAGCAGCGAGGTTCTCATCCTTCAGTGGAGGTAATTTCAGTGATATAGTAAACGTTTTCAGCATTCCAGAATCGGCAAGTGCTTATACTAGGGAAGCAGAAAAAATGCAAGGGGAAGAAGATTTTGCTGGCAGGAGACTGAACTCGATATCTGAAGGGCAATACCAGAAAAACGAGATCAGAACGGCTGAGTGCTGTAAAGATGATACAATGCCTACTGAGCATGAAGCTGGTAGAGGGGGGCCTCTCAATAATGAGATGATGAACGGCTTTCTGAGATCTAATGATAAGGAAAAACAAGGTGTATGTGATGCAAGTAATGAGTTGGATGAAGGTGAATTTGGTAGCGGTGGTGCTCAAGCTGAGCCATCAGAATCGGAGGGTGGAGGAACTCCTGCCAAGGCACCTGGCTTGAAGAAAAGGAGAAGAATTGATCAG CAGGATACCGAGCTGGACCAAGTCAGGGACACTTCAAATCCACCAGAAACTACAAAGGATAACTCAGGAATTCGACTGAGGGGGGTTCAAAACCCAACTTCAACCGTCAATAAGCCTGGCGGTAAACGTGGTAACCAGGGAACTCAAGCTTCAGATTCGAACAAGGAAGAATACATACATGTTCGTGCACGAAGAGGGCAGGCAACAAATAGCCACAGTCTTGCAGAAAGA GTGAGAAGGGAGAAAATCAGTGAAAGGATGAAGTATCTTCAGGACCTTGTACCAGGTTGCAGCAAG GTCACTGGGAAAGCAGTCATGCTGGATGAAATCATCAATTATGTTCAATCCCTACAACGACAAGTTGAG TTTCTCTCCATGAAGCTTGCCACAGTTAATCCTCGGCTGGATTTTAACATTGAAGGGCTTTTAGCAAATGAT ATCCTTCAGTCACGAGCTGGCCCTTCATCTACCCTTGGCTTTCTGCCTGACATGTCTATGCCTTGCACTCCTATGCATCTATCACAACATGGACTTGTGCAAGCTGGTCTGACTGGCATGGGACCATCTCCAGATGCTCTTCAAAGAAGCTTCACTTCCCATTTGACCTCAATGAGTGGAGGATACAAGTTGCCTAATTCCCAG GTACCAAATGTCTGGGACGATGAGCTCCACAACATTGTGCAGATGGGTCTTAATTCCAATATAACCCTGGATGAAGAAGATATACAAG GGCATCCGCCAACAGGACATATGAAAGCTGAACTCTAA
- the LOC108199995 gene encoding transcription factor bHLH49-like isoform X2: protein MDRGSPDKTEAEKGDEDSRNCSAPNMSSDWQFSGTNLKNASMGLIRGSSPLVICKGDLIESSSCSTASMVDSFCPPIWDQANTKSQNMGFCDANVQNNTGSVSPLGYRTGNLVAPRTDLERALEMGWSPHNTMSKQNMLPTSSRMIPQSLSQFPTDSGFIERAARFSSFSGGNFSDIVNVFSIPESASAYTREAEKMQGEEDFAGRRLNSISEGQYQKNEIRTAECCKDDTMPTEHEAGRGGPLNNEMMNGFLRSNDKEKQGVCDASNELDEGEFGSGGAQAEPSESEGGGTPAKAPGLKKRRRIDQDTELDQVRDTSNPPETTKDNSGIRLRGVQNPTSTVNKPGGKRGNQGTQASDSNKEEYIHVRARRGQATNSHSLAERVRREKISERMKYLQDLVPGCSKVTGKAVMLDEIINYVQSLQRQVEFLSMKLATVNPRLDFNIEGLLANDILQSRAGPSSTLGFLPDMSMPCTPMHLSQHGLVQAGLTGMGPSPDALQRSFTSHLTSMSGGYKLPNSQVPNVWDDELHNIVQMGLNSNITLDEEDIQGHPPTGHMKAEL, encoded by the exons ATGGATAGGGGTAGTCCAGATAAAACTGAGGCAGAGAAAGGGGATGAGGATTCTAGAAACTGCAGTGCACCGAACATGTCTTCGGATTGGCAATTTAGTGGTACTAATCTCAAAAATGCATCAATGGGATTGATCAGGGGTAGTAGTCCCCTGGTGATCTGTAAAGGTGATTTAATCGAGTCGTCTTCTTGTTCCACTGCATCTATGGTTGATTCATTCTGCCCTCCTATATGGGACCAGGCCAATACCAAATCACAGAACATGGGATTTTGTGATGCCAATGTGCAAAATAATACGGGTTCTGTGAGTCCACTTGGATACAGAACCGGTAATCTGGTTGCTCCGAGAACTGATCTTGAGAGAGCTCTTGAAATGGGTTGGAGTCCGCATAATACAATGTCGAAACAGAATATGCTTCCAACATCTTCTAGGATGATTCCTCAGAGTTTATCTCAGTTTCCAACAGATTCTGGGTTCATTGAGCGAGCAGCGAGGTTCTCATCCTTCAGTGGAGGTAATTTCAGTGATATAGTAAACGTTTTCAGCATTCCAGAATCGGCAAGTGCTTATACTAGGGAAGCAGAAAAAATGCAAGGGGAAGAAGATTTTGCTGGCAGGAGACTGAACTCGATATCTGAAGGGCAATACCAGAAAAACGAGATCAGAACGGCTGAGTGCTGTAAAGATGATACAATGCCTACTGAGCATGAAGCTGGTAGAGGGGGGCCTCTCAATAATGAGATGATGAACGGCTTTCTGAGATCTAATGATAAGGAAAAACAAGGTGTATGTGATGCAAGTAATGAGTTGGATGAAGGTGAATTTGGTAGCGGTGGTGCTCAAGCTGAGCCATCAGAATCGGAGGGTGGAGGAACTCCTGCCAAGGCACCTGGCTTGAAGAAAAGGAGAAGAATTGATCAG GATACCGAGCTGGACCAAGTCAGGGACACTTCAAATCCACCAGAAACTACAAAGGATAACTCAGGAATTCGACTGAGGGGGGTTCAAAACCCAACTTCAACCGTCAATAAGCCTGGCGGTAAACGTGGTAACCAGGGAACTCAAGCTTCAGATTCGAACAAGGAAGAATACATACATGTTCGTGCACGAAGAGGGCAGGCAACAAATAGCCACAGTCTTGCAGAAAGA GTGAGAAGGGAGAAAATCAGTGAAAGGATGAAGTATCTTCAGGACCTTGTACCAGGTTGCAGCAAG GTCACTGGGAAAGCAGTCATGCTGGATGAAATCATCAATTATGTTCAATCCCTACAACGACAAGTTGAG TTTCTCTCCATGAAGCTTGCCACAGTTAATCCTCGGCTGGATTTTAACATTGAAGGGCTTTTAGCAAATGAT ATCCTTCAGTCACGAGCTGGCCCTTCATCTACCCTTGGCTTTCTGCCTGACATGTCTATGCCTTGCACTCCTATGCATCTATCACAACATGGACTTGTGCAAGCTGGTCTGACTGGCATGGGACCATCTCCAGATGCTCTTCAAAGAAGCTTCACTTCCCATTTGACCTCAATGAGTGGAGGATACAAGTTGCCTAATTCCCAG GTACCAAATGTCTGGGACGATGAGCTCCACAACATTGTGCAGATGGGTCTTAATTCCAATATAACCCTGGATGAAGAAGATATACAAG GGCATCCGCCAACAGGACATATGAAAGCTGAACTCTAA